Within the Candidatus Anaeroferrophillus wilburensis genome, the region CCATGGAGATGGCCTGTTTGCCGGCCTTGAAATCAACCTGGACGACCTGCGACGTCAGTGTGAAAGGGAGTTGAAAGTCAAGCTCATCGGCCTGCGGCAAAGATATCTGTCGGCCGCCGGCGACCGGACAATGCTGAACCAGGGATTCACCAGCTCCTTTGGTGACTACCTGGCTCTTTTCCGGGGCATTGTCACCCTGCACCGGATCATGCCACCACGTTCAACCTCCGAACTGCTGGCCACCCTTCAAGAGGTAAGCGGGGTTGATACCACGGTATTCAGGAATGTTTTTCAGGCAAAAAAGGAGCAGCGCAAACTTTCTTTGGATCAGCTGAACACCCTCTTTGAAGATTACTATCACGCTCTGGAACAGCTGGGAACCCTGGTCGATGAACATCAGATCTAACCTTCGCCGCCTCTTACCGGCTCTGCTGATCTGCTGTTTCTGGCTGCCGGCAACGGTCCAGGCCCTGGTGGTTCCTCCCAGGCCAACAAACTACGTTGTTGACCAGGCAAACCTCATTGATGGAGCCATTGAACAGCAGATCAACGGTTATCTCCGGGAGCTGGAGCAGAAAACCACTGCCCAGATGGTGGTGCTGACCGTCCCCAGCCTCGAAGGTGAAAATCTGGAGGATATCTCCCTCTCTATTGCCCATGATCAATGGAAACTTGGCCAGCAAGGGAAGGACAACGGTGTCCTGCTGCTGGTGTCAGCGGGAGATCATCAATACCGCTTTGAGATCGGTTACGGTCTGGAAGGGGTGCTGCCCGACAGCTTTGTCGGCTCCCTCGGCCGCACCTACCTGGTCCCCCTCTTCCGGCAGGGGGAGTTCGGCAAGGGAATTTATGCCGCGGTACTGGCCACCGCCCGGGAAATTGCCACCGACGCCGGGGTCACGATCACCGGCATGCCCAAGCTTAGGCATCATCCCGGCCAACAGGCACCAGCCCGGCGGAAACAAAGCCTGTTCAGCAAGATCATCTCGCTGTTCTTCTTCGTAATGATGGGGATCCTGTTCATCAGAAACCCCCGGCTTTTTCTGATGCTGCTCCTTTTCTCCTCCATGGGCGGCCGGCGCGGCTCCTGGGGCGGCGGCGGAAGTTTCGGTGGTGGCGGCTTCGGAGGGGGCGGCGGCGGTTTCGGCGGTGGCGGTGCTTCCGGCAGCTGGTAGCAAGAAAGAGAGAGTCTTCGGCAAACAGATTGCCCAAAAAGAGAAGGAAAAACAAACCCATTGATCGTACACATGCTACAAGGAGAGTCCCATGTCCAAACAAATTAAAACCATTCTGATTTTGCTGGCAATTCTTATTGTCATCGGCTTCATGGCTTTCGGCTGGGTGATCAAAGGCTACAACCGAGCTATTGCCCTGGATGAAAACATCAAAGGCCGCTGGGCCCAAGTGGAAAACCAGCTGAAACGACGCTATGATCTTATTCCCAATCTGGTGGAAACGGTTAAAGGCTATGCCACCCATGAGAAGGAGCTGTTTGAAAACATTGCCCAGGCACGGACCAAGTATTTTCAGGCAGGCCCGATCAAGGATAAGGTAGCCGCCGCCAACCAGCTGGAGGGCACCCTCTCCCGACTGCTGCTGCTCCAGGAGCGCTATCCGGAGCTAAAAGCCAACCAGTCCTTTCTCAAACTGCAGGACAGTCTTGAAGGCACCGAAAACCGTATTGCCGTTGAGCGCAAACGCTACAATGAAGCTGTGCAGGGATTGAACACCTATATCCGCACTGTCTTCGGTCGCTTTTTTGCCGGCCTGGCCGGGATTGACAAGGCAACCTACTATGAATTGCCGGAGGGAGAGCAAGCCATCCCGAAGGTAAAATTTGACAGCTGAAGGTTAGAGTAAAGAGCAGGAATAAAAACCGGAACCGGAGCCGCCTTGCCGCGGTTCCGGTTTTTTTATCACCACCATGTCCCCCCGCCCGGTTTCCCGTGAAGCTTATTGGCATATAAAATGTTTTTTGACAAAAACAGGAACACAGATTAACCTCTACCATAAAGTTTTTCCATCCCGACCAGCACAAGGAGACTTTCTTATGGAAAACATCCTGACCACGTTACAGGAACTGCTCACCGTCTACGGGCTCAATCTGATCGCCGCCCTGGCGATTTTCATTATTGGCCGCTGGGCGGCAAAAATCATCAGAAACATCCTTGAAACGCTGATGACCAAAAAGGCTCTGGAACCAACCATAATCTCGTTCACCTGCAATCTGGTTTATACGGCCATCGTTGCCTTTGTGGTCATTGCCGCCATTTCCAAACTTGGGGTCCAGACCACCTCCTTTGTTGCTGTCCTTGGCGCCGCCGGCCTGGCCGTCGGCCTGGCCCTGCAGGGGTCTCTGTCCAACTTTGCCGCCGGCGTTCTGCTGATTATTTTCCGCCCCTTCAAAGCCGGAGACCTCATCGAAGGTGCCGGCAAAACTGGAGCGGTAAAAGAGATCAGTATTTTCACCACTATTCTCACCACTCCGGACAACAAGGTCATTATCATCCCTAACTCAGCTATTATGGGAAATACCATCACCAACTATTCCACGATGCCGACCAGGCGGGTGGACCTGAACATCGGGGTCAGCTACAATGATGATCTGAAAAAAGTACGGCGGGTATTGGAAGATCTGATCAGCAAGGACAGTCGGATATTGAAAGATCCGGCACCTATGATCGCGGTGGGAGAACTGGCCGACAGCAGTGTTAATTTCACTGTCCGCCTGTGGGTTGAAAGCGCTGACTACTGGGGAGTTTATTTTGATACTACTGAAGCAGTCAAGCTACGCTTCGATGAAGAGGGTATTTCCATCCCCTACCCGCAGCAGG harbors:
- a CDS encoding TPM domain-containing protein yields the protein MNIRSNLRRLLPALLICCFWLPATVQALVVPPRPTNYVVDQANLIDGAIEQQINGYLRELEQKTTAQMVVLTVPSLEGENLEDISLSIAHDQWKLGQQGKDNGVLLLVSAGDHQYRFEIGYGLEGVLPDSFVGSLGRTYLVPLFRQGEFGKGIYAAVLATAREIATDAGVTITGMPKLRHHPGQQAPARRKQSLFSKIISLFFFVMMGILFIRNPRLFLMLLLFSSMGGRRGSWGGGGSFGGGGFGGGGGGFGGGGASGSW
- a CDS encoding LemA family protein; amino-acid sequence: MKTILILLAILIVIGFMAFGWVIKGYNRAIALDENIKGRWAQVENQLKRRYDLIPNLVETVKGYATHEKELFENIAQARTKYFQAGPIKDKVAAANQLEGTLSRLLLLQERYPELKANQSFLKLQDSLEGTENRIAVERKRYNEAVQGLNTYIRTVFGRFFAGLAGIDKATYYELPEGEQAIPKVKFDS
- a CDS encoding mechanosensitive ion channel encodes the protein MENILTTLQELLTVYGLNLIAALAIFIIGRWAAKIIRNILETLMTKKALEPTIISFTCNLVYTAIVAFVVIAAISKLGVQTTSFVAVLGAAGLAVGLALQGSLSNFAAGVLLIIFRPFKAGDLIEGAGKTGAVKEISIFTTILTTPDNKVIIIPNSAIMGNTITNYSTMPTRRVDLNIGVSYNDDLKKVRRVLEDLISKDSRILKDPAPMIAVGELADSSVNFTVRLWVESADYWGVYFDTTEAVKLRFDEEGISIPYPQQDVHMYQHQA